A part of Aspergillus flavus chromosome 5, complete sequence genomic DNA contains:
- a CDS encoding uncharacterized protein (of unknown function-domain containing protein), translating to MVFSVACFVAIVAIVRAFDGKPAPVFWRVVALNAVVSVLGTASKCSLLYAMSQSIGQWKWVLLQTEKRRLRCVQTIDDASRGPWVSVTLLTRERCSVLRIGATVMVLALALDFQFSRS from the coding sequence ATGGTCTTTAGCGTTGCGTGTTTTGTTGCTATTGTTGCTATAGTCAGAGCGTTCGATGGGAAGCCAGCACCGGTTTTCTGGCGAGTGGTTGCACTAAACGCTGTTGTGTCAGTGTTAGGGACAGCATCCAAGTGCTCTCTTCTTTATGCGATGAGCCAGTCGATTGGCCAATGGAAATGGGTGTTGTTGCAGACCGAAAAGCGGCGATTACGTTGTGTTCAAACCATCGACGATGCTAGCCGTGGGCCTTGGGTTTCCGTCACACTTCTGACCCGTGAACGGTGCTCTGTTCTCCGGATTGGAGCAACAGTCATGGTGCTCGCACTGGCGCTCGACTTTCAATTCAGCAGATCATAA